From Alteromonas sp. BL110:
CAAATGGCGTAGTGTCGGGTAACGTACCTAAAGCAAAACCACTCGCGTTGCCGAGTCTAGATTCGCAAAAAGTGTGGGCAATGTCGATAAAGGCGTCGTTGTTATTGTGCGGCGTAGAAAGAAGAGAGCATGCCTGAAGCGCGAGCGCCATTTGCTCGGTTAAATAGCGGCTGCGCGTTTCCATATTCTGCGTGTTTGATAGCTCGTCAAACAACTTACTTAGGTGAATGTCGTAGTACTTATTTTTACCCGCTTGGGTTTTAAGCTCTTTAAGCAAAGCCTCTTTAACATTCGGCTCTTTGGCAAGTGCGCGCAGTACATCTAAACATTGTACATTTCCGCTTCCTTCCCAAATAGAGTTAAGCGGGGCTTGGCGGTAGTAACGGGGCATAGGATTTTCTTCCACGTAACCAATGCCACCTAAACACTCTTGCGCTTCGTTTACAAACATAGGCGTGCGCTTACAAATCCAGTATTTTCCAATTGCCGTGGCCAGCCTTGCCAACGCGGCTTCATGGCTATCATTCTGTGCACTATCTACCGCTTTTGCAACGCGCATAGTAAGCGCGGTAGCAGCTGCGCATTCTATCGTTAAGTCTGCCAATACATTTTGCATTAAAGGCTGATTGATTAGCGTTTTGCCAAAGGCATCGCGGTGACTTACGTGGTGTAAGGCGTGAACCAGTGATTGCCGCATAAGAGCGGATGAACCAATCATGCAGTCTAATCGGGTTAATGAAACCATATCTATGATTACCGGCACGCCACGACCTTCTTCACCGATTAAATATGCCGTGGCGTCCTGAAATTCAACTTCAGAAGAGGCATTGCTCCAATCGCCTAACTTGTCTTTTAAACGCTGAATTCGAACGTTATTCAGTTCACCGTTTTCTAATACCTTTGGTAGCAAAAAGCAGCTTAAACCGCCTTCAGCTTGTGCAAGTATAAGATGCGCATCACACATGGGGGCAGAGAAAAAGAACTTGTGCCCAATGATATTATAGCTGCCATCACTTTGTTTATACGCTGAAGTGGTATTACGCCTAACATCTGAACCTCCTTGTTTTTCAGTCATCCCCATACCAATAGTCAGCCCGTGTTTCTGACTCGCAGGTAAAGCACGAGGGTCGTATACACCATTGATGACTTTATCTAAGTAGTAAGGCGGTAAGTTTTTACCATACCGCATGGCGGGGATCGCTGCGTGTGTCATAGTCAGGGGGCAAGATGTACCAGACTCAGCTTGATAGTGCATATACATTAGTACTGCCCGGATGGTATGGGCACCATCAATACCTTCATGCTTCCACGAATAGTTATGTACATTGTGCTGCATCGCACTTTCCATAAGTGCGTGATAGCTAGGATGAAACTCTACATTGTCTGTACGACGGCCATAGCGATCAAAGGTCTGAAGAATGGGCTTATTTTTGTTAGCGAGTTCTCCATGGTTCATAAGTGCATGACCTGCAAGTTGACCATAGTTGTCCAACAAACCTTCTTCATGCTGGTGGGATGGCGGCAAATGCTGGTTTACAAACACACGTAGCAACGCATCATCACGCCACAAATTATAGGGGGCAAGAATGGTAGGTTGGTTTTCTACAAGGTGCGTAACAAATCGATTAGATGAAGTCATGGCATTTCCACTCAATGGATATGTAAAGCATATCGTTGTTCCAGAGCTTTACATTAAATCATTATATTAGAATATTACAGTAATAGTTTAAAATTGATAATTTATGTAATGTTTGTGCCTGGCCTGCGTTTATATAATGATGGATGCACACACAGCTGAACTTATACCATGTAAGCAATCAAGTAAGTTGAAACAGAAGTCATTGCTTAGTCATTGCTTAGCCATTATCTGAGACAAAGAAGTAAATAGAGTTTGCAATTAGAAAAAGAGAAAAAGCCCGTTGCAAGAAAGCTACTGCTAAAGCTTTTGGGCTCCCGTGAAAATATTAAAATGAATGCTAGTGCAGCCGTTCGTGTGGGAGAACTGTTTGGTATTTCTGAAAACAACATTCGAGTAACGCTAACCCGCTTGCAGTCTGCACGGCTCATCACCTTGGTTGAGAGAGGGGATTATAAACTTGCTGACAAGGGCATTAGGTTTGCTAAGGAAATACATCAGTGGCGAGAGGATGAAAATGAGCTTGTACCTTGGCAGAACGATTGGGTTGTTGCTCAAACCAGTTTACTTCCTAAAAGTGATAAAAAGCAGCTGAGGACTACTGAACGTGCTCTTAAGCTTGTGGGTATGATGAAACTTGCAAGTAATATGTATGTTAGGCCGAACAATTTTTCAGGTGGTGCAAGTGAAGTGCGAGACAAACTTCACACTCTTGGTCTATCGGGTAAAGCGCTCGTATTTAGCGCCAACGATTTTGATAATCAAACGCAAGCCAAAGCTATGAAACTATGGAGCCACTTAGACTTAGAAACGCTTTATGAAGTAGGATGCAGTGAAATAGAGGAATCTCTTGCCCGAATACCTACTTTACCCCTTGAAGAAGCCACCAAAGAATCTTATGTGATAGGAGACAGAGCGTTGTACCACTTGGTGTTTGATCCTTTATTGCCGTCACCATTTGTAGATGTGGCGATGCGCGAGCGCTACCGTAATCTTGTAAAAAAATACGATGATATGGGCGCACATATATGGCTTCGCTTTTTAGACCAAAATTAGGTTAATAAACGCTGAATTAGAACGGAAGTAGCTGAAAGGGAAGTAAATATGACCGTATCAAGACCGTTATTTAAACATATTCGCAATCATACTGCGCTTTTTAACGAGCTTTCTCAATATAGAAACGCCGCAGTGAATGTATTAGGGTTCTCAGGTTATGAATTTCACAAAACCCCGAAATTCGTCACTGAAGATGGAAGCAGACTTACTATAGAACCAGAAAGAAGTATTGTTCTACCAAAGGTAAACGCGTTATCAGGGCTTAAAAATAAGCTAACACAAGCTATTCCAACGTTGCACATGGTCGAACATAGTGAAATAGGCTATCGCTATCCAACAGCAGCATTAGCAGGATTAGATGCACCATTTATAAAACGCATGCGCTCTGAGTATTTTCATAAAGTAGATGAAGATAGAAGTATTTGCCGTCCTGTGAATTTGTCCTATGGAATAAAAAGTCGCGGGAAAGCTGATAACCGACAAGAATACGAAGTGTGGATGCCCGATGAAGCCCCAGATCAAAACCCGCTTCCATTGCTTATTGATGCCTATGGTGAAGACTTACCGGATGATGTAAGGCACTTCGTAGAGCAGCCATCAAAGGTACATGGCTGGATGGGCGTTAAGCGGGCGGCATTTGAAGCGCTTTACACAAATAAGCAACACTGCGGTGATTTGATTATTTGTATCGCCATGAGCGTCGATGCATACAATATCGGCGCTAAGCCGGATTTAGCCTATTCTCCAGAAGCAGAGAGCTCTATTGCAGTGAGTAATGCTGAGTTTGAATGGGAAATAGAAGGTTACTATGCTCCGCGGGGTTGGACATTCGATCATGATGAGGTATGGGCAGCGATAAATCACACATTGGAAGCTATCAACAAACCGCTCGATGACCTTTATGGCAATGAGATTATTCCTATTGTCGAAAGTAAGACGGAACGCATTTTATCAACACTGAAGTCACTTGGTGTCACGCAAAAAGACGTAGACGACCTTAATCTTCAGCCTTGGGAATTCATGCTTACCGAAAGTGAGCACAGGGTGAAAGCGCATGATCCCAGTCGTTCAGTTAATTTACTGGGTAGGCTAAATAGGCTCTTTTACCAACCAGAACAGCAGTTGCCATCGCTTAATTGGATGCACGATCTCATTTTATAGGCCAAGACTTCTAAAGTTACGCTGGCAACGGCTATTACCCCATTAGAATTTCTTGAATAAGGCGCGCTGAAAGTAATTTCATGCGCGCTTTTTTGTGCGCCCGTAATCGGCAACCTGTAACTAAAAAGACTTATATGTAAATTTTTATATAAATGTTGTTACTTTATGTAAATTACTTTCAGTTTTGTCGTGATATGTATGTTTAAATCCCATTTTCTGTAATTAAATTACGAAAAATGCTTTATTTTTTGAAAGTTTTGGTCATAATGTACACATCACTTAGGTGATATCTAATTTAGTTACAAAATAGGAATTCAAAAATGAAACTGTCTACTTTCGCTATTGCTTTAACATTAACTGTTGCTGCTACTCAATCTTTCGCAAAAGATGTAGTACTAAAGCCAATTAACGACAACATTGAAACACAAGCGTGTTTAACTGCAGCTAAAGAAGGTTTTGGTCCTGCTTTGCGTCTTGTTCGTTCTAAGGGTTTTAACGCTGAAGAATTTAGCGCATCTGTACGTTGTAACGGTGAGTCACTTCGCACTTTCGCTTACATGTACAAAAACAACAAGGCAACTGAAAATGCAAAAACAGTAGCACTTGTTGCAAAGAATAAAGATGTTGCTTCACAAGCATGTCTAGAAGCACTTTCTGTAGGTAAAGATGCAGCACTAGCGAAGTTTGGTCTGGAAGGTGAAAACATTATCTGTAACCACAAAGAAATGTCTGACTTTGTCCTTGAATACAGCACAGAAAACGTAGTAGTTCGCACTGCAGCTGAATAAGACCACGTTTTAGGATAGCAACCTACTGCTAATATTTTGTACAGTTTCATGGCCTTTCGCTTGAAAAGGCGAAAGGCCTGACACTTTACGAATTTTACTTCTAAATCTCTTTTTTATACTGGCTATTCTCGCCAATTGATATCTCTTCCTTTTGGAAAAGGCACAAAGCTTCATGCATATCTATTGCTTTTTACCGGAATGAATCAAATGAAACTCAGTTTGCCTACCATCTAAATAGGTTACTGACTTACCGTCAAAAAATGCATCTTCTTCCAGCATAACTCTGATTTCTTTGTTCCACTCTTCAATAAAGCTTGCTGCATTTAGTTCTATGGAATAGGCCGTTTGTGCAAACATCGGGTAGTCTCCTTGAACCGGTACTCCTTGCTGCGCATCCCACATTCCTATCGTTGGGCCAGCTGCATGCCCATGAAAACCAAGCGGGTGGGTGTAAATAGCGGGAGTAATACCTTGTTCAATAGCCTGCTGTCGCGACATACTCAATATAGTGTTACCCGTTCTGCCTACTTTAAAATTACCGGTCAGTATGTCCTGTAACTGATTTCCGGATTTTAGTGCTTTTTTAAGTGACGCAGGTGCGTCTTTTTCTTCAGGCTTTAACACGTAAGCATGCTGCTGTTGATCCGTGTTAAGTCGTAAGTAGGTAATACCAAAATCCACGTGTATCAAGTCGCCAGGTCGAATGATGTTTTCCCCAGGACGTTTGCTGAAAGCACTGATCTGATCGAACACTTTATTGTCTTGTCGTTGGATTGAAACCGTAGGATGAAACCAATTGGTGAGCCCTAACGCTCGGGTTTGATCCCGAAGCCACCATACAACATCATCTGTAGTGGTTACGTTAGGTGTAATGACTTCATTTGAAAATGCTGTCGCTATCAGCGAGTGACCAATTTGAGTGAGTGCTGGGTAGTACTGCATTTCCAGTTCGCTGCGTGTTTCTAACCAGCCTATAGCCAGCCTTTCGCCACTCACTACTCGGCTTTTTAGTTCCTCAGAAAGTACACCCATAAATTTTTCGTGTTCGGTAGCAGTCATGCCATCTGCAAGAGCAAATGCATTTGACGTATTAATGGCTATTTTCGAGGGATTTCGGGCTTCTATGATGTGCTTTAGGGCTTGCCACTGATCAGGTTGTGCTTCCTTGTCCCACGCTTTTTTAAATAGCGAGCCTACTGCGTATCTTGCAACGGCTAAACGTTCCAGTGGTTGACCATTGCCTGGGTTATAAATGACTAACATGGTATGGCGTCGTGCGGAAATCCAAGTAGAAGGCAGCATAGTTTTGAGAACAGGGTCTTCATTGTATTCCCGTGACATTAACACCCACATATCGATGCCTTCACGCTCCATTATTTTAGGGAGTACAGAATTGAAGCGTTCAACGGTGATCTTATCAATTAGCTCGCTGCGCTGTTTCATACTAAGTATGTTATTTGCCCATGCGCTTGCCGATAGGGATAACATTACTAAACCTAAACTTATCGCTAGTACCTTTCTCATCCATGTTTCCTGTCTATTATTATTTAAATGATCACAGTGCGCGTACATTTTTAGTAAACAAACTTAGCAAACAAAAAACTAAGAAAAACGCGCACGAGTGGGGTAACGTTAATCTAACACTAAAATTGAAAGTTCAGCTAGGTGTAACACTCGATGGCATTACACATATGAAACGACTTCAATTTCTATGTTTTGCTGTGCCATAAAATAAAAGCGTCTACCTGGTTCATAATCACCGTGGCTGTAGGTATTGAAATTTAACGCAAGAACCCGCTGTTCGGCTTCGTCTAAATTTGGCACAACAATGCCAATATGGTTAATGTTGGCCAAGGTTTTATAATCGCTCTCTATATCATTAATAGTTTTGGGCCTGTAAAGGGCAAGGTAGTCTTTATCGTTTCCTACGTGTACGGTATAGCCGTCATTTTTAGCGCCGCCGCTCCACCTTACTTTCCAACCAAAAAGCGTGCAAAGCAAGTTAGCTAACTGATCTGGGTCTTGAACGGTAATATTCGTGTGCTCTAAGTATGCAACTGTCATGTGCTTTTCCTTGTGTAGATAATCAACGAAAAACAGCTTAATATCTAAAGCTAACTTTAGATCAAGCGTTTTTATACACTATAAAAAATTATGAGAAGAGAGGCGCTATGGCCCCGGAACCCTTGGTAAGTATTGGCTTTATCGCAAAGCGTACAGGTAACGCAGTGTCATTAATTCGCTACTATGCTAACGAAGGGCTTATTCCTTCTGTGCGCACTAGTGGTGGTAATAGAGCATTTCCTCGTTCTGTCATTCGCAGAGTTTCCTTTATTTTGATTGCGCAAAACATGGGTTACTCCCTTGCTCAAATAAAGAACTTGTTGTCTACACTTCCCGACAACAGAACACCTACCCAAGCCGATTGGGCTAAACTGAGCACGGTATTTAATCAGCATATTGAAGCAAAAATTGCGGCGCTGACTAGTTTGAAGACGTCACTAGAAGGCTGTATTGGCTGTGGGTGTTTGTCATTAGAGCGCTGTAGGCTTTACAATACTGACGATAAAGTGGCAGCCCGTGGTAGTGGCGCCCAGTTGCTCGATGAAAACGTGCAATCTCATTTTTTAGTTTCACACAAATAGTAGCGCTTCATGCATCCCAAAAATCTACATAAGAACGGCTATCCAATGGATGCGCTGTGTCAGTCATACCCTGCGCTTAAGCCTTTTCTCGTAAAAGCTAAAAGTGGCAATACCAGTATAGATTTCACTAATTCACAAGCTGTAAAGGTACTTAATGCAGCTTTGCTTCGTCACTATTATCGGCTTGACTACTGGGATATTCCTGATGGCTACTTATGCCCCCCTGTACCTGGTAGGGCCGATTATATACACGGTATTGCTGACTTATTAAAATCAACAGGTAGCAGTGCGCAGGATGGACAGAGACAAAACGGGAAAGATCAAAACATTCATGGGCTTGATATAGGCGTTGGCGCAAATGCTATCTATCCTATTATCGGTGTTACGTCCTACGGCTGGTCGTTTGTGGGTAGCGATGTTGATGAAGCTGCTGTAAAAAACGCTAATGTCATTGCGAGCAAAAACAGTGTGTTAGCCGATAAACTCCAAGTACGTAAACAAACCAATAGTGCGCACATTTTTAAAGGTGTCATTGAAGAGAGCGAACGGTTCACCTTTGCTATGTGCAACCCGCCGTTTCATAAGTCTGCCCGAGATGCCCTGTCTGGCACACGAAGAAAAACATCCAATTTAACTCGCAATAAGCAGAAGCGAAGTGGTGGAAAGTTTACCGATAATCAAGTTCAAGGTTTAGGGGATCGTACATCCAAGCTGCAAGGCAAAAGCGCCTCTTACCAAAGGCAGGATGCGAACTTAAATTTTGCAGGTCAAGCGAATGAATTGTGGTGCGAAGGCGGCGAACTGGCTTTTATTCAGCGCATGGTGCAAGAAAGCGTATCGGTAAAAAACAACGTAGAGTGGTTCACCTGTTTAGTCTCCAAGAGTGCTCACCTAAAACCTATTAAAACTAGTATCAATTATTACGGTGCAAGCCAGTGTAAGGTGGTTGATATGGGGCAGGGAAGCAAACTAAGCCGCTTTATTGCATGGACATTTTAATCGTGTAGTAGCTGAACTCGACTAACTAAAAGCAGCTGAAACTGCGAGCACCGGGAATGTGGTGCTCGCATGCATTCAAATTAGTACATGTTTTTTCGTAAAAACTATGCCAGAGATCGAAATTTAGAAGCTAAAGGTCTTTGATACACCAAATACAATACGCTCGTCGGCGGTATCTATATCAAGGTTTGTGTTTTCAGCAGCAATTTCAAAGTCTAATCCTTTGTAGCTTGTCTGATAGGCCAAACGGTAGTGATAGAAAGACGTGTTTTCATCCCGCCATACCCAAGTATCGCTGTCTAAAGAGTTAGATACGTCAAAGCTAGCACGAAGGTTGTGGTTTGGTGCAAGTTCAAAGGTGTGAGCAATCATAGCAACAGTGTGTCTTGAGCCCGTGCCAAAGTAGTCCCACGTGTACCACAGGTTAAGTTCGGTATTACCGTAGTCGCTGGCATAACCGAATTTAGTATAAATTTCCGGATAGTTTCCATCGCTTGAGTCGTCACCACCGTGATAGGAATAGTAGGCAATCCCGTAGTCAATGCTGACCGCTTCGGTGAGCATTTGGTAACGGCCAACGTAGGCGTCCCATTCAAGGTTGGTATCGCCACCAAAGTCAACGTTAGACGCCCAGGTACCAACGTAGGTCCCGTTATCAAAAGCTTTATCAATACCACCCTGAAGAGCTGGGTCGTTTTGTGTTTGGCTTAAACCATTAAAGGTATAATCGGATACCGCAGAAACATTGGCGCTCCAGTCCGCGAACGTGGCTGAAGAATACAATGCTGTAACGAAAGCCACTGTGAATACGTGAGTTGATGCAAAAAAAGAATTCAATTTTTTCATTGTTAAACACCTGTTTTTTATCGTTGTTTTATTTAGCCCGTTTTCTATTTAATGCGCTTTCACGCCGGTTTCGGGCAATACTTACCCCCATTGGCTCAAAGTGAGCCAATGTTAAGAAGGTAAGAAGTAAATGATTTATTTAGTTGAGATTTTCTATCTTAGTAAAGTCGATCTTGTTTTCTTTCGGCGAGGTTTTGATAGCCGTTACCGATTTAAACTTCTGACTTAGAATGAAAGCAAAGCAGCTAAAGAAAATGGCAATAACTAGCGCTCCCACCCACTGTATTTGTAAGAAGTCTAGTTTGAACAATAGCGTAAGTAGAGAAAGCGCAACTATGTTAAGTGCAATGTAGTTACCTTTTCCTATACGCTCCACAGTCATATTTAGGTTGTCGGTGTAGAGTCTAATCAGCGAATCAAGTGAATTAATCACGAAAACTACACCTACGAATACCATGGCCATATTGGTTATTCCTTCTGTAGGAATACCGGCGCTGTGATAGTGGTACAGTACCGAAAACCATGCGGCGATAGGGATAGATGGGATAACCATCATAGCTAACATAACTTGATAGGTTTTAAGGCCGCCTACGAAACGAGAGGTAAACTGACCTATCATAATGCTCCAGCTGAACCACCAGAATAGGTAAAATTCGTGATACTCATTTATGGGTAGTACAAAGTTATCAATATTCGCAAAATAGCCTCCAATAAGGCCGAGGTTCGTAAAATAAGCAGCTATCTTACTTTCACCAAACATAAATGCCGCCGCCCACATGCCGATAATAAGCGCTATAAATACCCACGTTGTGGTGAGACTTAAAATACGCACGTATTTAATGCTAGTACTTGAGTACACAGCAAATGCAATAGCAGCAAATACAATCAGATAGAACGTCGGAACGATTGATTCTCCGTCGCCCACCGCCGGAAGGTACCATGGAAGGTTAGACAGCAGTAAGAAAGCCGTGAATGCACAGGTTCCTATAATTACAACGTTGTTTACAAACTTAACAATAGGAAGTTCGAAAAATTTAACTTTGGGTTCTATTACGCAGAAATAAAAACAAGTAAGAAAGTAGAATCCCCAAATTAAGAAACCCCAAAAACCAAACTCAATGGCGAGTGGATTGGTGAATGCATATTCAGGACTTGCGCTTATGTCAGCATAACCAGCAAATTCAGTGAGCGGGAACATAATTAGGCCCACGTCCAAACCCGAGGTAAAAAGAATGGCAATAAAGGTAAAGGTTCTAACTGGCGTTACGCCGACCACTTTCATGTTGCCCCATTTAAACAAAATATAGGCCACCGAAAGCAGAGTGAAAATGATGCCTGCACTAAGCCATACTGTCATTATCACCCTCCCAATATTGATAAAAATGAAACATGTTTTTTCCTTTTTTCGTTATATAAAAGCCCACCCATCTACATCCTGAAGCCGCTCTAATCGGCTAAATGTAGGCACTGTGGAAGGTACGCTCTTTTAATAAACAAGCACACTGGTGCGAAATCGTTTTAACGTTTAGCGTTGCTCGGTTTGCCAATTAGGGTGGATGTCTACCGCCACATTTTGTGGTGGTAAAGCAGGCTTACCCAAAATTTTGTCTGCCGCTTTTTCAGCTACCATTATGGTAGGTGCATTAAGGTTTCCATTTGGAATGGTAGGGAAGATAGATGAATCCACCACACGCAGTCCTTCAATGCCATGTACTTTGGTTTGAGAATCTACTACTGCCATGTCATCCTCGCCCATTTTGCACGAACACGACGGGTGGTAAGCACTCTCAACAGCTTCGCGCACAAAGGCATCGATTTCTTCGTCTGTTTGAATATGCTCGCCAGGCTGAATTTCGCCGTCTCTGAAGTCGTCGAATGCTGACTGTGCGATGATTTCTCTTGTTAGTCTTACGCAAGCTCGAAATCCTTCAATATCATCTTCGTGTTGCAAGTAGTTAAACAAGATTTTTGGCGGAACCGTCGGATTAGCTGACTGAAGGGTTACGCTACCTCTACTTTTAGGTTTGTTGTGACCTACGTGCACTTGAAAGCCATCGCCATCAAACGCGGACTTTCCGTCGTATCGAATAGCGGCAGGCAAGAAGTGGTACTGAATGTCAGGCCACTCCACGTCTGCTTTCGAGCGAATGAAGGCGCAAGACTCAAAGTGATTCGTTGCGCCTAACCCAGAACGGTTTAACAACCAGCGAGCGCCGATCAAGCCTTTTGAAATTAAGCCGAGCTTGCGGTTTAGCGTAATGGGCTGCTTGCACTTGTACTGGAAATAAAATTCCAGATGATCTTGCAGGTTTTGGCCCACACCCGGTAGGTGGTGCTTAACATCGACACCTGCTTTTTCAAGAATATCTTTGTCGCCAATTCCAGAAAGTTGCAGGATATGTGGCGAGCCAATAGAGCCGGCACTTAAAATCACTTCGTTAGATGCGGCGGCAGTTTCGGTTTTACCGTTCACTACATATTCAACGCCTTTTGCGACTTTATCTTCCAGCACGACTTTAGTAACCAGCGCGCCAGTCACTATAGTTAAATTCTTACGCGATTTTACCGGGTCAAGATATTCACGGCTTGCAGAACTGCGTACACCGTCTTTCACGGTCATATGCATAGGCCCAAAGCCTTCTTGTTGCCTACCGTTATAATCGCTAGTGATGTCGTAGCCCGCCTGTTCACCGGCTTTAATAAAGGCGGTATAAAGCGGGTTCTTCATTTCATTGCCGTTGTTAACGCCAAGTTCACCATTACCACCACGATAAGCGTCGTTACCCTTGTACCAGGTTTCTGCTTTTTGGAAATAAGGTAGGCAGGCTTGGTAATTCCAACCTTCTGCGCCGTGTGCTCCCCATTCATCAAAGTCTTTGGCGTGACCACGTACATACACCATTCCATTAATAGACGACGAGCCGCCTAACACTTTACCGCGTGGACAGTGCATTTCACGGTTGTTTAAATATGGCTCTTTTTCAGTGTTGAATTGCCACGCATACTTGTCGGTATTCATAGGAATAGACAGCGCTGTTGGCATCTTGATGAAAATGCTTTTATCTGAGCCACCGGTTTCCAATAGCAACACCTTGTGCTTTGGGTTCTCTGATAAGCGGTTCGCTAGCACACAGCCAGCAGAACCTGCTCCAACAATAATGTAATCAA
This genomic window contains:
- the betA gene encoding choline dehydrogenase — protein: MQTFDYIIVGAGSAGCVLANRLSENPKHKVLLLETGGSDKSIFIKMPTALSIPMNTDKYAWQFNTEKEPYLNNREMHCPRGKVLGGSSSINGMVYVRGHAKDFDEWGAHGAEGWNYQACLPYFQKAETWYKGNDAYRGGNGELGVNNGNEMKNPLYTAFIKAGEQAGYDITSDYNGRQQEGFGPMHMTVKDGVRSSASREYLDPVKSRKNLTIVTGALVTKVVLEDKVAKGVEYVVNGKTETAAASNEVILSAGSIGSPHILQLSGIGDKDILEKAGVDVKHHLPGVGQNLQDHLEFYFQYKCKQPITLNRKLGLISKGLIGARWLLNRSGLGATNHFESCAFIRSKADVEWPDIQYHFLPAAIRYDGKSAFDGDGFQVHVGHNKPKSRGSVTLQSANPTVPPKILFNYLQHEDDIEGFRACVRLTREIIAQSAFDDFRDGEIQPGEHIQTDEEIDAFVREAVESAYHPSCSCKMGEDDMAVVDSQTKVHGIEGLRVVDSSIFPTIPNGNLNAPTIMVAEKAADKILGKPALPPQNVAVDIHPNWQTEQR